In Deltaproteobacteria bacterium, the genomic stretch CTCCTCCTTTTTTGTCTCCACATAAGTAGGGGCCGTCTTGGGCGTGGTCCCCCTCTTCACCAGGTGGTAATAGGCGTAGCTCATAGGCTCCCCCTCCTTGAAGACCTGACCATCTACCACTTCCCCGATGAAGATCGTGTGGGTTCCTGCGTCAAGGTCCTTTACCACCTTGCATTCCAGATAGCCCACGGTGTGCTCCTGAAGGACCGGGCAGCCGTTCTTGCCCAGGCGGTAGGAGACGCCATCGAATTTGTCCACCTTCCTACCCGACTTGAACCCGAACTTCCCGATGAGGTTCAAAGGGGCCTCCTGCGAGAGGACTGAGACGGCAAGCACACGGCTTTCCTTGATGAATTCATGGGTGAGATTCTCCTTATTGATCCCCAAGGCAAACTGCGGAGGGTCTGATGTAACCTGCATTACTGCGTTGGCCGTCTGGGCGTTGATGCGTTCTCCCTTTCTGGAACTCACGATGTAAACGCCGTAGCTGATCTTGCGTAAGATCTTGGTGTCCATGGCCTCCTCCTTTTTTATGTCCATAGCGCTCATGTCTTCCCCACCAAATCAATCCCTCTCTTAGAAGGCCATCTCTGGCTTCCAGATCTTCCATACCT encodes the following:
- a CDS encoding flavin reductase gives rise to the protein MDTKILRKISYGVYIVSSRKGERINAQTANAVMQVTSDPPQFALGINKENLTHEFIKESRVLAVSVLSQEAPLNLIGKFGFKSGRKVDKFDGVSYRLGKNGCPVLQEHTVGYLECKVVKDLDAGTHTIFIGEVVDGQVFKEGEPMSYAYYHLVKRGTTPKTAPTYVETKKEEKQ